The Phacochoerus africanus isolate WHEZ1 chromosome X, ROS_Pafr_v1, whole genome shotgun sequence genome has a segment encoding these proteins:
- the PWWP3B gene encoding PWWP domain-containing DNA repair factor 3B: MEAEYVLCNWQDQLWPAKVLSRSEASSNSKRKKTFSLEVQILLLDEKIKVESTETKILNKSQVEAIASSLAAESEASDPPREETAYGRALKAALDILNERTNLIQASSSDEEENPTLSQNALQKLSGSPPRKKYRKHEGDLPKCLEENENPPSLLVSSESDDSLGDDKSEVRAIIDAIPSEMETKSSQDFSWCQTFPSLSEDEEEKESKKKIDISGVMPLHSTIKEEDVCVKEEKFSPPLPLDYFTVPKALKEEAEDICPEAPAISSECSTFTENIEDPGEGPSNPCSGTSQNQPTVESETGACARPSSWECQVSLSASSHAMDDSLLLGNNERNLQRLDFEDLGEELQASDKSVHVSSIDASILDDNEEDEELPRFLFHYEPRSFETGMIVWFKYQKYPFWPAVVKSIRRKERKASVLFVEANMNPEKRGIRVPFRRLKKFDCKEKQALVDQAREEYSESIDWCISLICDYRVRIGCGSFAGSFLEYYAADISYPLRKVIKQDTFRNLFPKLQNENPTESMVVTSQTKKMSFQKILPDRMKSARDRANKNLVDFIVNAKGTESHLLAILKGTKGSRWLKSFLNANRFTPCIETYFEDEDQLDEVVKYLQEIYKQIDEKMLTLIRDDKIKFILEVLLPEAIICSISAVDGLDYKAAEAKYLKGPSLGYRERELFDAKIIFEKRRKPLTNEAR; encoded by the coding sequence ATGGAAGCCGAGTACGTCCTATGCAACTGGCAAGATCAGTTGTGGCCAgcaaaagttttgtccagatctGAGGCCTCATCAAAcagtaagagaaaaaagacattttccctCGAAGTTCAAATACTCTTACtagatgaaaaaattaaagtggaaaGCACAGAAACAAAGATCCTAAATAAATCTCAAGTTGAAGCTATTGCCTCCTCACTAGCAGCAGAGTCAGAGGCCAGTGACCCACCTAGAGAGGAAACAGCCTATGGAAGGGCACTAAAAGCAGCACTGGATATTCTGAATGAGAGAACAAATCTGATTCAAGCTAGCAGTTCAGATGAAGAAGAGAACCCTACACTGTCTCAAAATGCACTACAAAAGCTTTCAGGTTCGCCCCCTCGTAAAAAGTATCGGAAGCACGAAGGAGACTTACCAAAGTgtcttgaagaaaatgaaaatccacCATCCCTGTTAGTATCGTCAGAGAGTGATGATTCCCTGGGTGATGATAAATCAGAGGTGCGTGCAATCATTGATGCTATTCCAAGTGAAATGGAAACCAAGTCGTCACAAGACTTCAGCTGGTGCCAGACTTTCCCATCACTTTCAGAagatgaagaggaaaaggaaagcaagaaaaagattGACATCTCTGGAGTCATGCCATTGCATTCTACCATCAAAGAGGAGGATGTATGTGTTAAGGAAGAAAAGTTCAGTCCACCTTTGCCATTGGATTACTTCACTGTGCCCAAAGCTTTGAAAGAAGAGGCAGAGGACATCTGCCCAGAAGCCCCAGCTATTTCCTCTGAATGCTCTACCTTCACAGAGAATATTGAAGATCCTGGAGAGGGTCCCTCGAATCCATGCTCAGGTACCAGCCAGAATCAACCTACCGTGGAATCAGAGACGGGTGCTTGCGCTCGACCTTCTTCATGGGAATGTCAGGTTTCACTGAGTGCCTCCAGCCATGCCATGGATGATTCACTCCTTCTTGGGAATAATGAAAGAAATCTTCAGAGACTGGATTTTGAGGATCTTGGGGAAGAACTTCAAGCTTCTGACAAGTCAGTGCATGTAAGTTCCATTGATGCTTCCATATTAGATGACAACGAGGAAGATGAAGAACTTCCACGTTTCCTTTTTCATTATGAGCCACGTTCGTTTGAAACAGGAATGATCGTCTGgtttaaatatcaaaaatatccATTTTGGCCAGCAGTGGTAAAAAGCATCAGGCGCAAAGAGAGAAAGGCAAGTGTGCTTTTTGTTGAGGCAAATATGAATCCTGAAAAGAGAGGCATTAGAGTGCCTTTTAGAAGATTAAAGAAATTTGATTGCAAAGAGAAACAAGCACTAGTGGATCAGGCCAGGGAGGAATACAGTGAAAGTATTGACTGGTGCATCTCGCTGATTTGTGACTACAGAGTTAGAATAGGTTGTGGTTCTTTTGCAGGCTCTTTCCTTGAGTATTATGCTGCTGACATCAGTTATCCACTTAGAAAAGTAATCAAGCAGGATACCTTCAGGAACTTATTTCCAAAGTTGCAAAATGAAAATCCTACGGAATCAATGGTTGTGACTTCCCAAACCAAGAAAATGTCCTTCCAGAAAATTCTTCCAGATCGAATGAAGTCTGCTCGGGACCGAGCCAACAAGAACCTGGTGGACTTCATTGTGAATGCAAAGGGAACAGAGAGCCatcttttagccattttaaaaggCACAAAAGGGTCCAGGTGGCTTAAATCATTTTTGAATGCAAATAGGTTCACGCCCTGTATTGAAACATACTTTGAGGATGAAGATCAGTTGGATGAGGTGGTGAAATATTTACAAGAAATCTATaaacaaatagatgaaaaaatgctGACTCTGATCAGagatgataaaattaaatttatcctCGAAGTTCTTCTGCCAGAAGCAATCATTtgttcaatttctgctgttgatGGGTTAGATTACAAGGCAGCGGAAGCAAAGTATCTAAAAGGGCCATCTCTAGGATACAGAGAAAGAGAATTATTTGATGCAAAAATCATATTCGAAAAGAGACGGAAACCATTAACAAATGAGGCTCGTTAA